Proteins from a genomic interval of Symmachiella macrocystis:
- a CDS encoding DUF1501 domain-containing protein yields MMQFSRRGMLSLSGFGLGQIAVADLLGGDQQFGAETPEPSRIPIHGDLRARKTHFPAGAKAVIQLIQNGGPSQMDLFDPKPLLTQMAGKPHPDGVEIHQPDNVNSLLPSPLKFQKYGECGMDVSEALPHISTVVDDLCFVRSMYTEHNNHLEGLNMLLTCKIFPGRPVMGAWISYALGTENNNLPAYVVLRDPDGYTIGGKQLWANAFLPALYQGVEFSTRGAPIHHLNPPASLPPGAQRANLDFLNQLNARHLRNRPGESELESRIENFELAARMQLEAPSVLDLAGETQETQKLYGLDKPATAKYGTRCLMARRLVESGVRFVQVTTSPGQPWDHHNDIGKGMSNIATATDQGAAALIKDLKQRGLLDSTIVMWAGEFGRLPTTQNGKGRDHNRNAFTLWFAGGGFKPGLIYGETDEFGYKSIVNRVGVPDMIATVCHQLGLDHQRVQFPLGGRVETPSNVTVTGAKVVGDLLSNTVYSS; encoded by the coding sequence ATGATGCAATTCAGTCGTCGCGGAATGCTTTCACTTTCCGGATTTGGCTTGGGACAAATTGCCGTTGCCGATTTACTTGGTGGGGACCAGCAATTCGGTGCGGAAACGCCGGAGCCCTCCCGCATTCCGATCCACGGTGATCTTCGCGCGCGGAAAACGCATTTTCCGGCGGGTGCCAAAGCGGTCATCCAGCTGATCCAAAACGGCGGTCCCAGTCAGATGGACTTGTTCGACCCCAAGCCACTGCTGACACAAATGGCCGGCAAACCACACCCCGATGGAGTCGAAATTCACCAACCAGATAACGTCAACAGCCTGCTCCCTTCGCCGTTGAAGTTTCAAAAATATGGTGAATGCGGCATGGACGTTTCCGAAGCGTTGCCGCACATCAGCACCGTTGTGGATGACCTATGCTTTGTGCGTTCGATGTACACAGAGCACAACAATCACCTGGAGGGGCTCAACATGCTCCTCACCTGCAAGATATTTCCCGGCAGACCGGTGATGGGAGCGTGGATCAGCTATGCCTTGGGCACCGAAAATAATAATCTGCCGGCGTACGTCGTCTTGCGCGACCCGGATGGATACACAATCGGAGGGAAACAACTTTGGGCCAACGCCTTTCTGCCTGCGTTGTACCAGGGCGTTGAGTTCAGTACGCGCGGCGCACCGATCCACCATTTGAATCCTCCGGCGTCACTTCCGCCGGGCGCTCAGCGCGCCAACTTGGACTTTCTCAATCAACTGAACGCTCGACATCTCCGCAATCGTCCCGGCGAGTCTGAGTTGGAATCGCGGATCGAGAACTTCGAACTGGCAGCACGGATGCAACTGGAAGCGCCCAGTGTGCTCGATTTGGCCGGAGAAACACAGGAAACACAGAAACTCTACGGCCTCGATAAACCGGCGACTGCAAAATACGGCACGCGCTGTTTGATGGCGCGCCGCCTTGTCGAATCGGGCGTGAGGTTTGTGCAAGTCACCACAAGCCCCGGGCAACCGTGGGACCATCACAACGATATCGGCAAAGGCATGTCGAATATTGCCACTGCGACGGACCAAGGGGCGGCGGCGCTCATCAAAGATCTCAAGCAACGCGGATTGCTCGATAGCACGATTGTCATGTGGGCCGGAGAGTTTGGTCGTCTGCCCACGACACAAAATGGAAAAGGCCGCGACCACAACCGCAACGCGTTCACTCTCTGGTTTGCCGGAGGCGGATTTAAGCCGGGGCTGATCTATGGCGAAACCGACGAGTTTGGTTACAAAAGCATCGTCAATCGAGTCGGCGTTCCCGATATGATCGCCACCGTCTGCCATCAGTTGGGGTTAGACCACCAGAGAGTCCAGTTTCCTCTGGGCGGTCGTGTTGAGACTCCTTCCAATGTGACCGTCACCGGCGCCAAAGTCGTTGGCGACCTGTTGAGCAACACAGTCTATAGTTCATGA
- a CDS encoding DUF1553 domain-containing protein, producing MTKLLMSNYLMIVIAAIVIADGSMASADVVEKPVFEKDVLPIFTRYCFNCHGKSSPQLGLDLRSARLTMRGSQNGAVLVKGSLEESLLWKKVSTREMPPAIFKLRLSDDEIETVRRWIETGAPSDESTELPEDVQQHFARFEKEIQPILTERCVACHGEDEPDAALDLSSLESLVRGSKSGPVIVEGFSDKSILIRKVASHAMPPPDSDDPLSAAEIQTITHWIDKGRFADFVEVTPRHSQSADSMVTSTITDEDRQFWAFQKPVAVPLPEVKAKQRVRTPIDQFILAKLESRGLTYSPDASKLTLLRRACFDLTGLPPTPAQTREFLDDDRPDAYEHLIDRLLASPHYGERWGRHWLDVVGYVDTAGKDFNPTKATLSDGYWRYRDYVVNATNQDTPWDRFLVQQIAGDELVDWRNAEKYTPEILELLTATGYLRNVLDATDEDISNLPFDRYEALFMLMERVSSSTLGMTLACARCHDHKFDPIPQADYYRFLSLFTSAYNPTDWLPPKKRHLYHVSKTEQTEIERKKKEANATLSKLQTQLKKLRAPYRDRLRKEKLNQIPEAVRADVEAALAIAAKKRDKNQKELASKYEKTVSVTDAQVDAALSEADRMACDTLQEQIRDGQAVLDTLRIEKIQALWDVGEAPTIRLLHRGDVEFAGPTVSPGFLTVLSEPGMSAAIPATTAVGNTTGLRLAFAEWLTNPDHPLTARVIVNRLWQHHFGRGIVATPGNFGISGTPPTHPQLLDWLAVEFMRQGWSAKRFHKMMMTSTAYRQTSKTGTDEEQDRKIAGQSSPSVIDRENRLLWRMNLRRLDAEALRDSVVAVSGQGDYTLGGPPVLLEATSSGLQTVAADKRRSIYLIARRTNPLTFLRVFDFPIIDVNCTRRSASATPLQSLTMINSEFLTDSADHLARRVEETVGSDAPLDKKIEQAYWFALSRSPSHSEVEAAQEHLQHLDQLYEASDAAGADVPKKSFAQFVHMLLCSNEFLYID from the coding sequence ATGACGAAACTTCTTATGTCGAATTACTTGATGATCGTGATTGCCGCGATCGTAATTGCTGACGGGTCGATGGCCTCGGCTGATGTTGTTGAAAAGCCTGTCTTTGAAAAAGACGTTCTGCCGATCTTCACACGCTACTGTTTCAACTGCCACGGCAAGAGTTCGCCGCAGTTGGGACTCGACCTGCGTTCAGCCCGTTTGACGATGCGCGGCAGCCAGAACGGAGCGGTCCTCGTCAAAGGGTCGCTGGAAGAGAGTCTGTTATGGAAGAAGGTCTCGACCCGCGAAATGCCGCCGGCGATCTTCAAGCTCAGACTGTCTGATGATGAAATCGAGACGGTGCGCCGTTGGATCGAAACCGGTGCGCCGTCCGACGAATCGACCGAGTTGCCCGAGGACGTCCAACAGCATTTCGCACGATTCGAAAAAGAGATCCAACCCATTCTGACAGAGCGCTGCGTCGCATGTCACGGCGAGGACGAACCGGATGCCGCGTTAGACCTCAGCAGCTTGGAGTCTCTAGTCCGCGGTAGCAAAAGCGGCCCGGTGATTGTAGAAGGTTTTTCCGACAAGAGCATTCTCATCCGAAAAGTCGCCAGCCATGCTATGCCTCCGCCCGACTCGGACGATCCACTGTCTGCCGCTGAAATTCAAACCATCACCCATTGGATCGACAAAGGCCGGTTTGCGGATTTTGTCGAAGTGACGCCGCGGCACAGTCAGTCAGCGGATTCGATGGTGACTTCGACGATTACTGACGAGGATCGTCAGTTTTGGGCGTTCCAGAAACCCGTGGCTGTCCCACTGCCCGAGGTGAAAGCCAAACAGCGCGTTCGTACTCCTATCGATCAATTTATTCTGGCAAAATTGGAATCGCGTGGACTGACGTACTCACCCGATGCGTCAAAACTCACGCTGCTCAGGCGGGCCTGTTTCGATCTGACCGGCCTCCCGCCGACCCCCGCTCAGACGCGTGAATTCTTAGACGACGACCGCCCGGATGCTTACGAACACCTGATCGATCGACTACTCGCATCACCGCACTATGGCGAACGTTGGGGGCGGCATTGGCTCGACGTGGTGGGCTATGTGGATACCGCGGGGAAAGACTTCAACCCCACGAAGGCCACGTTGTCCGACGGCTATTGGCGTTATCGTGATTACGTCGTCAATGCGACGAATCAAGACACTCCCTGGGACCGTTTTTTGGTCCAGCAGATCGCAGGTGACGAATTAGTCGATTGGCGAAACGCGGAAAAATACACGCCCGAAATTTTGGAACTTCTCACGGCGACCGGCTATCTGCGCAATGTGTTGGACGCCACCGATGAAGATATTTCGAACCTGCCGTTCGATCGCTATGAAGCCTTGTTCATGCTCATGGAAAGGGTCTCATCAAGCACGCTGGGGATGACTTTGGCGTGTGCACGCTGCCACGATCATAAGTTCGATCCGATTCCTCAAGCAGACTATTATCGTTTTCTGTCGTTGTTTACGTCGGCATACAATCCCACCGATTGGTTGCCGCCCAAGAAACGACATCTCTACCACGTCTCGAAAACCGAGCAGACCGAAATTGAGCGGAAAAAGAAGGAAGCCAACGCGACTCTGAGCAAGTTGCAAACGCAGCTCAAGAAGCTTCGCGCGCCTTATCGGGATCGTTTGCGTAAGGAAAAACTCAATCAGATCCCCGAAGCGGTCCGTGCCGATGTCGAAGCAGCCCTCGCAATAGCAGCGAAAAAACGCGACAAGAACCAGAAAGAGCTTGCGAGCAAGTACGAAAAAACCGTTTCCGTGACAGATGCTCAAGTCGATGCGGCCTTGAGCGAGGCCGACCGCATGGCTTGCGACACGTTGCAAGAACAAATCCGAGATGGCCAAGCGGTTCTGGACACGCTTCGCATCGAGAAAATACAGGCTCTTTGGGATGTCGGTGAGGCTCCCACTATTCGCCTGCTACACCGCGGCGATGTCGAGTTCGCCGGCCCGACAGTCAGTCCGGGATTCCTCACGGTTCTGAGCGAACCGGGCATGTCCGCTGCCATTCCCGCGACAACAGCAGTGGGAAACACGACCGGCTTGCGTCTGGCCTTTGCTGAATGGTTGACCAATCCCGACCACCCTTTAACCGCGCGGGTGATTGTGAATCGTTTGTGGCAGCATCATTTTGGCCGTGGTATCGTGGCTACGCCGGGGAATTTCGGCATCTCCGGTACGCCTCCCACACACCCGCAGCTGCTGGATTGGTTGGCTGTAGAATTCATGCGGCAAGGCTGGAGCGCAAAACGTTTCCACAAAATGATGATGACCTCGACGGCTTACCGACAGACATCAAAAACGGGAACAGACGAGGAACAGGATAGAAAAATCGCCGGACAGTCATCTCCTTCTGTCATCGATCGAGAGAACCGACTGCTTTGGCGAATGAACCTGCGGCGACTCGATGCCGAAGCTTTGCGCGATTCCGTCGTTGCTGTCAGTGGTCAGGGGGACTATACGCTGGGCGGACCGCCGGTATTGCTGGAAGCGACGTCCAGCGGTTTGCAGACCGTTGCTGCTGACAAGCGGCGCAGCATTTATCTCATAGCCCGCCGGACGAACCCGCTTACATTCTTGCGTGTGTTCGATTTTCCGATCATCGACGTTAACTGCACGCGCCGGTCGGCATCGGCGACGCCGCTGCAGTCGTTAACGATGATCAACAGCGAATTCCTCACCGACAGCGCCGACCACCTAGCGCGCCGCGTTGAAGAAACCGTCGGAAGCGATGCTCCGCTGGACAAGAAGATTGAGCAGGCCTACTGGTTCGCGCTTTCAAGGAGTCCGTCGCACTCTGAAGTCGAAGCTGCGCAAGAGCACTTGCAGCACCTGGATCAACTCTATGAAGCCTCCGACGCCGCGGGAGCCGATGTGCCGAAGAAGTCCTTCGCACAATTCGTCCACATGCTCCTGTGCTCCAATGAGTTTCTGTACATCGATTAG
- a CDS encoding DUF6807 domain-containing protein encodes MLTRRKMIAKSLGAASVSGIALGSMFSPELLAIDYPQPVPEAKGLTAYCNHSNLIVRYDNLPILAYRAQSNLKYPYFYPLNGPNSGLPLTTESALPYPHHRSLWLGCDPLNGGNYWGDNPLKTGQIRSVELALDTEKQTDNLVTFNERCEWTRPGSTPLNDVRQYTITRPHDSQIWIDCEFEITAIEDISIKRAKHSFFAMRAASDISPAYGGTLMNSHGDLNAKGTYGKTADWCGYFGKRKLRPELVEGICIMNHPENFGGNCPWFTRDYGHLSPSPLAFLKSPWTMSEGETLNLRYRVVLHTGTPQEAKLNELYQQWTAV; translated from the coding sequence ATGTTAACTCGACGAAAAATGATTGCAAAATCACTCGGTGCCGCTTCCGTATCAGGAATTGCGTTGGGCAGCATGTTTTCACCAGAATTGTTGGCCATCGATTACCCACAGCCGGTTCCCGAAGCCAAGGGACTCACGGCGTATTGCAATCATTCGAATCTCATTGTGCGCTACGACAATTTGCCGATCCTCGCGTATCGGGCGCAGTCGAACTTGAAGTATCCCTACTTTTATCCCTTGAACGGCCCCAATTCGGGATTGCCGTTAACTACCGAGAGCGCTCTCCCCTACCCGCACCATCGCAGTTTGTGGTTAGGCTGCGACCCACTCAACGGTGGGAACTACTGGGGGGACAATCCTTTGAAGACAGGTCAAATTCGTTCTGTCGAATTAGCACTGGACACCGAGAAGCAGACCGACAACTTGGTGACCTTCAACGAGAGATGCGAATGGACTCGCCCCGGCAGCACGCCGCTGAACGATGTGCGTCAATACACCATCACGCGTCCCCATGATTCACAAATCTGGATCGATTGCGAGTTTGAGATCACCGCCATCGAAGATATCTCCATCAAGCGGGCGAAACATTCGTTCTTTGCTATGCGGGCCGCTTCGGACATTTCTCCCGCCTATGGCGGAACGCTGATGAATTCCCACGGAGATCTCAACGCCAAAGGCACCTATGGAAAAACCGCGGATTGGTGTGGTTATTTTGGCAAGCGAAAGCTCCGACCGGAATTGGTCGAAGGGATTTGCATCATGAATCACCCGGAGAATTTCGGAGGCAACTGCCCGTGGTTCACGCGGGACTATGGCCATCTTTCACCGTCGCCGTTGGCTTTCCTCAAGTCACCTTGGACGATGTCGGAAGGGGAAACACTCAACCTGCGCTATCGCGTCGTCCTGCACACCGGCACACCCCAAGAAGCCAAGCTGAACGAACTGTACCAACAATGGACCGCGGTCTAA
- a CDS encoding type 1 glutamine amidotransferase — MNLAENLRYLLLQVRNANDPMQTHEVESFSRVLGVSTERIAVHDMLNSLPSRQNTEQADICLLGGSGHYSAAGEGEWLMRALDYLRQLHAAGKPTFASCWGFQAMARAMGGEVVKDMERAEVGTHTLTLTEAGRADPIFGPLGETFFGQMGHEDCVTRLPANAVLLASSRRVKNQAYCFADAPIYCTQFHPELNRNDLLARVKIYPEYVERIENIPPEHFGELCRDTLETEQLLPRFVEHVFGGG, encoded by the coding sequence ATGAACCTTGCCGAAAACCTTCGCTATTTGTTGCTCCAGGTCCGGAATGCGAATGATCCGATGCAGACCCACGAAGTCGAAAGTTTTTCGCGGGTCCTGGGGGTCTCAACGGAACGGATTGCTGTCCACGACATGCTCAACAGCCTTCCGTCGCGTCAAAACACCGAGCAAGCGGATATTTGCCTGTTGGGGGGCAGCGGGCATTATTCGGCCGCTGGCGAAGGGGAATGGCTGATGCGGGCCTTGGATTATCTCCGCCAATTGCATGCAGCGGGCAAGCCGACCTTTGCCTCCTGCTGGGGATTTCAGGCCATGGCTCGCGCCATGGGAGGAGAAGTGGTCAAGGACATGGAACGGGCCGAGGTCGGAACGCACACGCTGACGTTGACCGAAGCGGGCCGGGCTGATCCGATTTTTGGTCCTCTGGGGGAAACGTTCTTTGGACAGATGGGGCATGAGGATTGCGTGACGCGCTTACCAGCAAACGCCGTGCTGCTAGCCTCATCCAGGCGGGTGAAGAACCAGGCATACTGTTTTGCGGATGCGCCGATTTATTGCACGCAGTTTCACCCGGAACTGAATCGCAACGATCTGTTAGCTCGCGTCAAAATCTATCCGGAATACGTCGAACGGATCGAAAACATTCCGCCGGAACACTTCGGCGAATTGTGCCGCGACACACTGGAAACCGAACAACTGCTGCCACGATTTGTCGAGCATGTTTTTGGCGGTGGGTGA
- a CDS encoding CvpA family protein, producing the protein MELLFNGLLLLVFGIVTWCVASEGAWGAGIILLSVVFAGLLAMNFFEPLAIGLDGMLPAGYADIVALCLLFTGFVSLLRVATEWIAPIDIELPAPVYQAGRWGFAVITGYTTMAFLLTALHTAPLPREFAGFKPERKNLLNMVAPDRQWLGFTQYVSEHALNNSVAGRRRVFDGLEFRRPGRPSDTLWAAFPIRYATRRELISGASSSSSSGNTLSAGGGSSGGGSSSGPPKRGTGM; encoded by the coding sequence ATGGAATTGTTGTTCAACGGACTACTGTTATTGGTCTTCGGCATCGTCACCTGGTGCGTCGCCAGCGAAGGCGCCTGGGGCGCCGGCATCATCCTGCTGTCCGTCGTCTTTGCCGGGCTGCTGGCGATGAACTTTTTCGAACCGCTGGCCATCGGTCTGGATGGTATGCTGCCGGCCGGTTATGCCGATATCGTGGCGCTGTGTCTGCTGTTTACCGGATTTGTTTCGCTGCTGCGCGTTGCCACCGAATGGATTGCGCCCATCGATATCGAACTTCCCGCGCCGGTCTATCAAGCGGGGCGGTGGGGCTTCGCCGTGATCACCGGTTATACGACAATGGCCTTTCTGCTGACTGCCTTGCACACAGCACCGTTGCCCCGGGAGTTTGCCGGATTCAAACCAGAGCGAAAAAACCTACTCAATATGGTGGCTCCCGACCGTCAATGGCTGGGTTTTACGCAATATGTCTCCGAGCACGCATTGAACAATAGCGTCGCAGGTCGCCGTCGCGTGTTCGACGGCCTGGAATTTCGCCGTCCCGGACGTCCCAGCGATACCCTGTGGGCCGCGTTTCCGATCCGCTACGCCACCCGCCGCGAACTGATCTCCGGCGCATCGTCTAGCAGTTCATCGGGCAACACTCTGAGCGCCGGCGGCGGCTCAAGCGGGGGAGGAAGCAGTAGCGGCCCCCCCAAGCGCGGCACCGGGATGTAA
- a CDS encoding GspE/PulE family protein translates to MFKSLFVSCLICLGMWASLPAVAQAEPADSVIATLPIAPVVAQSPTPTKLTGPASYPVVPGRRFYRGNNPIRPEVGGYLNLLRLIPIVGLLILWVWSTYWIDQDSRGLKLDAAQWNAIALLSGVAAFLLVLVLPHFGIGFLAMSLLYAVPLGLYIRERNDRVPENSKVMTPRHIEKVVRRQLGRLGIDMGSRNTREESIGPPIEFIGKSVSGLGGDEGRSRQVENSKGYLAAKELVYDAILRRSTDIHLEPMKDQVATRYRVDGVMYPAEPFDRAVGDAVINIFKVLGAMDITERRRPQDGSFSADLEGRQIDFRVATQGTQAGEKLSLRILDQANSVSQLAHLGLRKQVQKKLANIIHQPHGLLLSCGPTGAGKSTTLFAALNEIDSYQRNIITVEDPVEYRLENVSQIEINSKSGQNFATSLRSILRQDPDVLMVGEIRDGETAKIACQAANTGHMVFSTIHANDTFTALFRLLDLGVEPFVVSTSITAILGQRLVRKLCPDCKEAYKPSSELLKKANLAPDKIEAFYRPPTNPQYECPSCNGLGFRGRIGVFELLVITDRIRDMIRENPSMSAIKAEARKEGILYMQEEGLRLVVHGATSMQELLRVIK, encoded by the coding sequence GTGTTCAAATCTCTTTTCGTTAGCTGTCTCATCTGCTTGGGGATGTGGGCCAGCCTCCCTGCGGTTGCCCAGGCTGAGCCTGCCGATTCGGTCATTGCGACGCTCCCCATAGCACCCGTCGTTGCCCAGTCGCCCACACCGACCAAATTGACCGGACCCGCTTCCTATCCGGTTGTTCCTGGCCGACGGTTTTATCGTGGCAATAATCCCATTCGCCCGGAGGTCGGGGGATACCTCAACCTGTTGCGGCTGATTCCGATTGTGGGACTCTTGATTCTCTGGGTCTGGTCGACCTATTGGATCGACCAAGACAGCCGCGGATTGAAACTGGATGCCGCGCAGTGGAATGCAATCGCGCTATTATCCGGCGTGGCGGCCTTTTTATTGGTCTTAGTGCTACCACATTTTGGTATCGGTTTTTTGGCGATGTCGCTGTTGTATGCGGTTCCGTTGGGGTTATACATCCGCGAACGCAACGACCGTGTTCCGGAAAACTCAAAAGTGATGACGCCCCGCCACATTGAAAAGGTGGTACGCCGGCAATTGGGGCGGCTCGGCATCGACATGGGCAGCCGCAACACCCGCGAAGAATCGATCGGCCCGCCGATTGAATTCATAGGCAAATCGGTGTCCGGGTTGGGGGGAGACGAAGGTCGTTCGCGGCAGGTCGAAAACTCCAAAGGTTATTTGGCTGCCAAAGAGTTGGTCTACGACGCCATCTTGCGCCGCTCGACCGATATTCACCTGGAACCGATGAAAGATCAGGTCGCTACTCGGTATCGCGTCGATGGGGTCATGTATCCCGCTGAACCGTTCGATCGCGCGGTGGGCGATGCCGTGATCAACATCTTCAAGGTGTTGGGGGCCATGGATATCACAGAACGCCGTCGCCCGCAAGATGGTAGTTTTTCCGCCGATTTGGAAGGCCGGCAAATCGACTTTCGTGTGGCAACGCAAGGCACGCAAGCCGGCGAAAAACTCAGTTTGCGGATTCTCGATCAAGCCAACTCCGTCAGTCAACTGGCTCATCTGGGACTGCGCAAACAGGTCCAAAAAAAACTCGCGAATATCATTCATCAACCACACGGATTGCTGCTGAGTTGCGGTCCCACTGGAGCAGGGAAGTCGACCACACTGTTCGCCGCCCTGAACGAGATCGATTCCTATCAGCGAAACATCATCACCGTCGAGGACCCGGTGGAATACCGCTTGGAAAACGTCTCACAGATTGAGATTAACAGTAAATCGGGACAAAACTTCGCGACGTCCTTGCGGAGCATCCTCAGGCAAGACCCCGACGTACTGATGGTGGGGGAAATCCGCGATGGCGAAACGGCGAAAATCGCCTGCCAAGCAGCCAATACCGGGCACATGGTTTTTTCCACCATTCATGCCAACGATACCTTCACCGCGTTGTTCCGTCTGCTGGATTTGGGGGTAGAGCCGTTCGTCGTCTCCACATCAATCACAGCCATCCTGGGCCAACGTCTCGTACGGAAGTTATGCCCTGACTGCAAGGAAGCCTATAAGCCCAGTTCAGAATTGCTCAAAAAAGCAAACCTGGCCCCTGATAAAATCGAAGCCTTTTATCGCCCCCCCACAAATCCGCAATACGAATGTCCTTCGTGCAACGGCTTAGGATTCCGTGGCCGGATTGGGGTGTTCGAATTGTTGGTGATCACTGATCGCATCCGAGACATGATTCGCGAAAATCCTTCGATGTCCGCCATCAAAGCCGAAGCGCGCAAAGAGGGGATACTCTACATGCAGGAAGAAGGATTGCGGCTGGTGGTGCATGGTGCAACATCGATGCAAGAATTGTTGCGCGTCATCAAATAG
- a CDS encoding type IV pilus twitching motility protein PilT: protein MPSVTGPAGDLEVNKLFRQLIKFEGSDLHLKVGKPPILRIKGTLRELQMDILTKEKMEQLCFAMMDDRAKRIFDVDGGADFAHIVEYEGEDWRFRVNLFIQMGHVGMVSRKVERFIPNFEGLNLPPIMESLCQFDQGMVLLAGVTGSGKSTTIASMLDWINERKRKHILTIEDPIEFVYTENKSLINQREVGIDVKDFEIAMKHAVRQDPDIMLVGEMRDKETFSTAMHAAETGHLVFGTIHASTAPSTIGRILDLFPQDMHTALRSSMGFNLNAIVAQKLLPTIRDNPKRVPIVEIMTMNPTIRKLVIEEMDEKLPDAIIIGRQEGMQTFNDSLKYFIDHEFISRATAFEVSPNVEQLKMILKGIEVKSRGIL from the coding sequence ATGCCTTCAGTCACCGGTCCCGCCGGCGATTTAGAGGTCAATAAGCTTTTTCGTCAGTTGATCAAATTTGAGGGGTCGGACTTGCACCTCAAGGTGGGCAAGCCGCCGATCTTGCGGATCAAGGGAACGCTCCGCGAATTGCAGATGGACATTCTGACGAAAGAAAAAATGGAGCAACTCTGCTTCGCCATGATGGACGATCGGGCAAAGCGGATTTTCGACGTCGATGGCGGTGCGGACTTTGCCCATATCGTGGAATACGAAGGTGAAGACTGGCGTTTTCGTGTGAACCTGTTTATCCAAATGGGTCATGTAGGCATGGTCTCTCGGAAAGTCGAGCGGTTCATTCCCAACTTTGAGGGCTTGAACCTGCCCCCAATTATGGAATCGCTGTGTCAATTCGACCAAGGCATGGTGCTGCTGGCTGGTGTGACGGGTAGTGGTAAAAGTACGACGATCGCCTCGATGTTGGACTGGATCAACGAGCGGAAACGCAAACACATTTTGACGATCGAAGACCCGATCGAATTTGTGTATACGGAAAATAAAAGTTTGATCAATCAGCGCGAAGTGGGGATCGACGTTAAGGACTTCGAGATCGCCATGAAACATGCCGTCCGGCAAGACCCGGACATCATGCTGGTGGGCGAAATGCGGGACAAGGAAACATTCTCGACCGCCATGCACGCGGCCGAAACCGGACACTTGGTCTTTGGAACCATCCACGCCTCGACCGCTCCCAGTACCATCGGTCGGATTTTGGACCTGTTTCCACAAGACATGCACACGGCATTGCGTAGTAGTATGGGGTTCAACCTCAACGCGATCGTCGCTCAGAAGTTGTTGCCGACAATTCGCGACAATCCCAAGCGGGTCCCGATTGTGGAAATCATGACCATGAATCCCACGATCCGCAAATTGGTGATCGAAGAGATGGACGAAAAGCTGCCCGATGCCATCATCATCGGCCGCCAAGAAGGCATGCAGACCTTCAACGACAGTTTGAAATATTTCATCGACCATGAATTCATCAGCCGTGCCACCGCCTTTGAAGTCTCGCCCAACGTGGAACAATTGAAGATGATCCTCAAAGGCATCGAAGTCAAATCGCGGGGGATTTTGTAA
- the hisF gene encoding imidazole glycerol phosphate synthase subunit HisF, producing the protein MLAKRIIPCLDVHGGRVVKGTNFVNLRDAGDPVAVAARYEEEGADELVFLDITASHEERDILVDIVQRTAEVIFMPLTVGGGIRNLDDIRTLLNAGCDKVSINSMAVKDPEFIRQAARRFGSQCIVVNIDPKRVDREGEEFWEVFINGGRVPTGLQAVEWTREVEALGAGEIVLTSMDADGTKDGYDLPITRAVAEAVKIPIVASGGAGCPEHLYRAVTDGKADAALAASIFHYGEYSIPETKAYLAERGVIVRPNPVLPG; encoded by the coding sequence ATGCTGGCCAAACGGATTATTCCCTGTCTCGACGTGCATGGTGGACGTGTGGTCAAAGGGACCAACTTTGTCAATCTGCGCGATGCGGGCGATCCTGTTGCGGTGGCGGCGCGGTATGAAGAAGAAGGGGCCGATGAGTTGGTGTTTTTGGATATCACCGCCAGCCATGAGGAACGCGATATTCTGGTCGACATCGTGCAGCGGACGGCGGAGGTGATTTTCATGCCGTTGACGGTAGGCGGTGGGATTCGCAATTTGGATGACATTCGCACGCTGCTCAATGCGGGGTGTGATAAAGTTTCGATCAATTCCATGGCGGTCAAAGATCCGGAATTCATTCGTCAAGCAGCTCGGCGATTCGGCAGCCAGTGCATTGTGGTGAACATTGATCCCAAGCGAGTCGATCGGGAGGGTGAGGAGTTTTGGGAAGTGTTCATCAACGGCGGACGTGTACCGACCGGCTTGCAGGCGGTCGAATGGACACGTGAAGTCGAGGCGCTTGGGGCGGGGGAAATCGTGTTGACGTCGATGGATGCCGACGGAACCAAAGATGGCTACGACTTGCCGATCACCCGCGCCGTGGCTGAAGCGGTGAAGATTCCGATTGTTGCCAGCGGCGGAGCGGGTTGTCCTGAACATCTTTATCGAGCGGTGACCGACGGGAAAGCGGATGCAGCTTTGGCGGCCAGTATCTTTCATTATGGGGAATATTCGATTCCGGAAACCAAGGCCTATTTGGCCGAACGTGGTGTTATTGTGCGGCCCAATCCGGTTTTGCCGGGTTAG